ACGTTACCAGTACTACACCTTTTGGCCCAATGAAAAGAATGTGAGCAAGACTTTCAAACCCCTGGTTGATGAATTTTACTTCGCCATCACTCAGCACTTCTCTGGCAAAGCTCTGGAGCTCTTCAGTGATGGGAACAACTGGTGCTCAATGTGCAATGCCAGATTTCTGGACCCAACAATTCAAGAGGACAAAGCTGTAGGAGAGCTTGCAATGAAGGTTTGTCAAAGATATCCAAACACATCTTATCATGTTGTCCCACTGCCATCGTGGGTGAGACAGAGCTTCATACAGACCGGCTTTGATACGATTCTAAATCAGAGAACATTTGATTGGGAAACATTTTACCAAAATGTGGTATTCAACAACCTGAGCACTATGGACCAGAAGAGTAGGAACGCTCTTGTGCTGCATGCTATTGACCTGAATAACGATGCCATTGACAATCTACTGAGGAGCTACCCATGCATTCCTACAAAGAAAAGTGGACAACTCCAGTTCATCAAAAAACTTGTGAATCCCCCTGGAAAAGTAGCATGCTTGTTTGAGCAAGAGGAAGGACGGTTCCTTGGGGGGACCAAAAATGACTTCTGTTCCTCTAAAAGGATTCAACGTCTGTCAGAACTGGGGATGCTGAGTAACCAGCTCCCTTTGGAGGACatcacagagagagcagagaccatTGCCAGCATTTGGCAAAAAGAAAAAGGGAAAGCATACAAGCATCTTCAGTGCATCCTGGAGCTGATGAGGGACTCCTTACAGGATGAAGCCTCGCCTCACTGGGAGACTCTGAGAAACATAGAGTTCATTCCAGCATGTGCTCCAGTGAATACATGGGAAGGTAAAGATGGAGCAGTCAGGCTTCAAAAGCCTACTGACATTTACAGTGACCGATGTCGCCATCTAGTTGACATGACACAGTCTGTGGTAGACTCTTCAAATTTGAAAATACACAGTGATGATGCAGTGCTACGCATACTGGGACTTTGTGAAAGCCCTTCACTTGAGACAGTGCTTCAGCAGCTGCAGGAAGCATCCAAGCACACAGAAACATTTGACAAACCGATGCTTTTCAACATCGCCCTTGAATGCTACAGATTTCTGAGTGAATGGCTGCATGATGAGAAGGAATCCTCAGCCATTTTTGAGAGGGCACACTCATTCCCATttatcctggttgaagacagattTGTGGATGTAAAATCTGTGGCAAAAATTGAGAATTTTGAGACTAAACCGTATCTTTATGTCCTTCCACCTGCCTTGTCCAGTTTCAAAGAGCTCTGGAAATGTCTAGGCATCCAAAAGCAATTCACACCAGAACAGTTCCATGGTGTACTGCAGAAACTTAGCCAAGCCTATGGAATCAACCCACTTTCCAATAATGATCTAGAAACTTGCCTGACAATAATCCTAAGGGGATTATATAAGGCCAAAGATGAAAACCAAAATGATGGTCTCATACCTGATGAAAACCAAGATGACTGTCTCATACCTGATGGAAGTGGTGTTTTGAAGCCATCTAACCAGCTCTATTTTAATGACAGCCCCTGGATGGAAGTGTCAGAAGATGTCACTTTATGCCATAAAAATATATCTCGTGCCATTGCACTTTATTTTGGGGTGAACACAACAAGACACCACACACTGCAAAAGCATTCAGTAGAGAACTTCTCACCATTTGCCGAAGAGTTCGGACAACATGAGGAACTGACCGTCCGCATTAAAAACATAATTGCAGCTTATCCCTCAAAGAAGGACATCCTGAAGGAGCTCATACAAAATGCTGATGATGCAGAGGCCACAGAAATTCACTTTGTTTTGGACAAAAGAAATCACAGCACGGAAAGAACATTTGGAGAGAGATGGCATCCTCTGCAAGGCcctgcactgtgtgtgtacaACAACCAGGTATTTTCTGAAGCTGATCTGAGAGGCATTCAACAGctgggagaaggtggaaagcacAACATTCCAGGGAAAACTGGAAAATATGGACTTGGATTTAACTCAGTCTAccacctgactgactgtcctTCGATCCTAACCGGTGACAAATGGCTCTGCATATCTGATCCCAATCTGAAGTATGTTGAAGGTGGATCACGAGAATCACCTGGCCGCAAGTACACTCTGAAGAACGAATTGAAGAACACCTTCATGGATGTTTACAATACATTTCTCCCAAATGAATTCTCTCTTGAAAAAGGCACCATGTTTAGGTTGCCTATCAGGACGTGTGCCATGGCAAAAACCTCAAAGATATCAAACAATGTCGTCAATGACAGAGATATTGATGAACTGTCTTCAGCTCTCCGTGAAGACCCCGAGGGATTGATTCTCTTCTTGAAGAACATCAGGAAAATACAGTTCCATGAAATCAACACAAACACAGGAACGCTCAGAATCACTTTCTCGATTGAAAAAAGTATTTCTGAGAAGAGTCTTGCAGAAAAGGTTTATTTTCAAAACCACGTACAACAGTCCCTGTTGTCTgatggaccaacaacaccacaTGAAGCCATTTACAATGTCAAGATTTCATCATCTGATGAAAGGCAAAGCCAGTGGATCATTGCAGAGCAGTTTGGGTCCTTTAAAGGAAACACTGATATGAAAGGAGAGACTGGCAGAGTTCCCCAGGCATCTTTGGCAGCATGTGTAAGCTCTCATTCTAAACAGGATGACTTCAGTGGACAAGTGTTCTGCTCCCTGCCCTTGCCTGGTAAAACTGGACTTCCAGTCCATGTAAACGGACACTTTCAGGTAGATTCTTCCAGACGGGCACTCTGGAAAGAGGATGGGAAAAGTTTGAAGACTGATTGGAATGAGTCTCTGAAACGGAACATCATTGCCCCACTGTATGCTGGCCTTCTGAATTACATCTGCAACCTAAAGAAAGTGAAACCCATTGCCATACATCTTATTAATTCTGTCCTGGACAGCTCCTACTTGTCCTTCTTCCCCACAATTACCAAAGACATTGGCCAAGATTGGCATGAAATGATTAATGAAGTGTACAGGTCAGTCAATGAAAAAGAACTCTGTGTTGTTCCGGTACTACGCAGATCAACTTGTCAAGTCCAACCCCAGTCAATGACACACCTGACAAATGTAAATGAGTACACTGTTGACTGGTCAAGTGTGAGAAAGACAGAACCAACTGACACACCTCATTTAACAAGCATGGAGAACAGCATCTTAATTTCTATTTTAGAAGATATTGGAATGCAGTTGGTTCCTTCATCAACAAAGATGACAGAAATATGGACCTGCTTCAAAACAGCTGGAGTTGATGTGGAAAGAGTCAGTCCTTTGACGGTGGGAAACTACCTGAGGAAGAAACCACTGAATGATCCAACTCAAACTGAAAGGGGTTTACCTCTACCCATTGGGCAGACTTTGATCAGAGACAAAAATAGATGCTCCAAGCTCTTGGAGTACTGTATCAAAGATGTTGTACTTAGCAAGAACACTTCCAGTTCAGAGAGCGAACTTCAAATAGCTGCTAACAAAAAACATTCCACATCAGTCAGTGGACTTCCACTCCTTCTCACTCAAGATCAGATTCTCAGAGTGTTCGATCCTGAGTCTCCCAAGCTTCTGTCAACATTTTACAGAATGTTCCATGGACATCAAGAGGATTTTGCTGATTACAAAACCAACTTCAAACATGTTGAGGTTCTAGAAGATGGGAACTTTCTTGAGAAATTGACAATTCCAGTCACAGCTAAGTATTTGAAACCTATACTTCTgcaactccttcaaaactgtgaAACTGATCCACACTGCAGTTTACATGTACCAGACAAGACGATGCACTTATGGCTGAAAGCGCTTTGGAAATTCTTTGATGGTCAAGTCAAATTAGCAGCTAAGAAGGGTGAAGGTGATAATCAGGCTCTTAGGGCCATCAAGGAGTTGTTCTCTGACTGCCCTATTTTGCCAGTTGTGTGCCCAAGACTAAACAACAAACATGTTCTCCAAACAATGAGGAAGATGTCCAGTGTGATTGACGTTGAATCAAAAGAAGACATGTCATCTATCCTCCTGAAACTTGGTCTCATgaaaataaacattaaattctTCAGACATTTGGTCCAACTGCTGTATCAACATCTACTCCCTGAGCTCTTGAAGACAAGTGACGGCAGTGCTGTGTTAGACCAAGTCCACCAGCTGGAACATTCAGAGTTTTGCCATCTGTCTAGTGATGAGTTGATTAAACTACTACAGTTTCTGCAGTCTGGGATGTGCTCATCTAAAAACAGACATGGCTACCAGAGAAAGCTCAAGTCATTGCCATTATTTGAAACCATACAGGGTAGACGGCAGCGGATTGATGGACAACAAAATGTATTCATCCTCAAAACAGAGTTCAAGGAAAGCTTTCCAGATTTGTACATGGCAGATGACAACAACATCTTCCTCAAATATAACTGTGAAAATGAGAGCTTGTCAGAAAACCTGAGCATTAAAATCTTAAGTGATTTGGAGTACTATGTACAGTTTATTCTGCCTTTCCTACACAAGCTAAACGAGAACCACATTATTCTCTCTGTCCAACTGTTGTTGTTGCTACAATTAAAACCCAACTACAAGTACCATGAAAAAATCATCTCTACAATGAAAAATGTGAAATTCATTCGGAACATCCATGGGAATCTGCAGATGGCCTCTTACTACTTTGATAAGAATGAGAAGTTGTACGAAGTCATGCTGCCGCAAGAGAGATTTGTGCCAGAAAGCTTCTGGAAAATATTCCCAGATGGAGGGATCATATCTCATAAGGTTCAAGCAAGGAAACTGCTTGAAGAACTTGAAATGAAGTGCACTGTGTCAGATGAGGAGATAATTGAGTTTGCTCATAAAATTGAATTGGATGCCAAAGTCACTGCCAGCCTCCAAGAGCTGAAACTAAAGTCGTCTACATTGTTTGAAACTATTTTGAAAAGGGATGTCGAAAAGCTAGCACCAAACTTTCTCAAAATTATTTCTGACATTAagtttgtttttcctgtggaaaTTCAAAAGAGATTGTGCAGCTACCACCAGTCATTTGCTGGAGAGAGGACTGTAGTTTCAATCAGAGGTTGTTTGCTTGGAAAAGATCTCCACAAGTCCCTGATTTGGACAACCATGCCAATACTGCACTTAAGAATGTGTATTGAAAAGCATATAACAATGATGAGAGAAGCAGGCGCTGTTGAACAGCCTCCTCCGGAACGTGTGATAGAGAACCTCAGAAACATCTGTCAGTCACCATGCCAAACTCCTGACTTGGTTGGAACACGAGCTGAAGTGTTCCGGACATCTTACACCTATCTACAAACAATAGAGTTTGACCCCAAGCTGTTGTCTGACCTCCCTGTGGTGCTGGTGGAAGAAGATTCTACTCTTGTAAAGACCAAGAAAACAGCTCTGGTACTGCCTCACGACGTGAAGTTTAGGCCATATTTGTATTGCATTCCTCCAAAGGATGTTAGGTATGCAGAATTCTTCAAGAAAATTGGCGTCGAAGACGAGCCTACTGCAGAGCAGTACTGCAACGTGCTACAAGAAATCCATGCAGATTCCACCGACAAGCAAACCCTTCAACCAAATCAGGAGGAAACTGTGAAATGTGCTGTAGAGCAGCTTTTTTGTCTGATTAGGAATTTGGAAGAAAATCAGTTGACCTCAGAACTTCCCAAGGCTTTGTATCTACCATCAACAGATGGCAGACTGTACCCTTCAGACTCTCTGTATTTCAACGACACAGTCTTCCAGGGTAGAAGATTGGAGGGTGCTCTTAAAGACTTGAAACTCCTGGAGAAACTGAGCAACTGCCATTTAGGGTTCGACAGGTATGGGCATCATAAAATGCTGCAATTGTTGCCCCTGGAGATACGACCCAAAATGCTCTCCCACACTGTAGTAGAGAACATGGTGGAATCGAACATGCAACTGTGTGAGTACGGGGAGGGCTGCGAGTTCAGTGGATGGTTTCAGGCACATCTGTCCTCTGCTCCTTTCAGGCATGGTCtggtttgtctcattagacagcaGAAAGAGGGCCAGGTATCACAAGGCGACGCTGCCACCATGTGTGAGACAATCTTTGGCAGCATTGAGATCACCTGCTGCAAGAGCCTTGAAACGGTGCTTTGGCTTGGCCAGGAGCTACTGAGTGGCACCACTGCTGCCACACAGCTGTATGTCAAAAAGGGCCAGCAAGGTTGCACCTTCTACCTGAAACACAACGACGACACAGCCCACAAAGTGAAGAGTGAGGTCATCATGAGACTGACTTACGAGATTAATGTCCTTCTCAATAACATTCTCTGCTCAAACCTCCTGCTAGTTCTGGGACACCTTCTCTCGTGTGATAGCATGGAGGATGTCAAGATGGCTCTGGAGCAGAACGGTATCCATAACAGTGCCGATACTGGTAGCACCAATACCGAAGAATCCCTGAAAGTACCGCCAGAACCAGGAAGTCCTATTCCTGAAGAGTGGCACGACACCCTGGACATGAGCTACCTCAACAACTATGAAGTTGGGGAATACGTTGGCTATAAGAAGACGGCAGAGGAGGAGCATTGGTGTTATGCATTTATAGTGGAACAGCTGTGTGTACCAACAGGCCAATCAGGACAGAGTGCCCACAGATACAAAATACAAATTGGGAAAGATAAAGTAATCTTAGTCAGTGCCCTTGATCTGTACCAATTTAAACGGGAAAAGAAGCCTTCTTCCACTGGAGTAACTTGCATGGAACTGGTACAACTGGCAGAATCTGTTCCACGGTCATCATCAACAAGGGTCTTGCCACAGTCTTTGGAAGAAGCTGAAAAGGACATTGAGGATTGTCTGGCAGAGATCTGGACTCTGTCTGCAGAAGAGAGACACAAGGCCATCAAGCGCCTCTGGTTGAGGTGGCACCCAGACAAAAATCCAGACTGTCTGCAACTTGCCACAGAGGCATTCAAGTATCTGCAAAACAGAATTGAGGATCTTGGTAACAGCAGGACGGGGAACCAATCATCCCCGCAATGGAACACAAATTTCCGAAACTTCTACAAACAGTGGAACCAGGAAGCTCATCGCCACCGGCGTGACAGAGAGAGGTTCTTCAGAGCAAGGGGCCACAATACCAGATACAACTTCTATACATATCATGGAAATGTACCACAACCCAATAGAGCAGAGGCTCAGCGCTGGCTCAGTCAGGGACAGTGTGATCTAGCTGCTGCTCACAACGACACAGGAGGCAGGGCCACAGAGTGGACTCTGTTCAAGGTACATCAGGCCGTGGAGAAGGCTCTCATAGCAGCCGAGTACAGAAGACATGGACAATATTCCAGCAACATTTCCATCTCCATCCTGGCTGAGCGGGTGTCTGACTACAGTCCCAAGTTACACACTCTACCCAGCATTGTGAGCAAACTGAAACAGCTGGGAGTCGACGCCAAGACCACTCAATACCCAAACTACCACCCCTTACCAAACATTCCCAACAAAATGTTCAAGTGTGAGAATGAAACAGAGGTACTGGACATGGCATCAAAGCT
The DNA window shown above is from Salmo salar chromosome ssa13, Ssal_v3.1, whole genome shotgun sequence and carries:
- the LOC106568039 gene encoding sacsin isoform X1, which translates into the protein MSERETRNSFAARPPPFIDFLKDILQRYPDGGQILKELIQNADDAGASKVVFLHDERCYGSQSLKTEGLGKYQGPALYAFNNAEFTAEDWEGITTTGRSIKRKDPNKVGRFGIGFNSVYHITDVPSIFSSKYLGFLDAQEKLFEEDRGFRWSLEDEEDKKTLLNLQDQFQPFRDVVKLVSGQRWKDIIHEEQHFKGTLFRFPLRSEASEISDNLYDYHKVVQLFDSFIADADIIPLFLRNVSLVSLQHINTKGSVNTRFSVTSSSPTAGPDLKSRSESNVTGSTCFKTITSTSNNKKETKTRWLVTTCCMKDGNIPKLDSLAKKLSFRPHVDLAFPCGQENVLTEGRLSCFLPLPNNDSNKTGLPVHVNACFGLADNRRHIKWQEEDQKYDEAAMWNELLVKEVLPHTYLLMLQDATNLAKTSTLPVSAVYKIWPDLSQTKDKWHGIAEDILQRLFRQNTAVFSLAEDERQFVSPTESVCPSNDPKASEIMAAVTRTLIAGGEKLVTFPDHVSRAVQLAFPNRDTLKWVTPALVRSVLRRNAVSNLSNDDKRSLLQFILSDEKYHNLRDLKMLPLSDGTFKTFTNEEKDIALIDNDSFPRVLLPGCEALFLPDDLSDTSIHHLRQLAKTKRFKVFNVDADIVATFAKKSLPKDWEQTGGHVTWKVGSGQHPPLRWLREFWKYLNTHWRYLRCFEGMPLIPIEPLHDTSHSVKLARLQQNPTIIFRKSILPDKIEKVIKNVGGTVVNRDECLKHQDLDSYVLPPSPQNILQVFMNLDASQVISGIRSAPHHEKEELKAYLSTLDSLKVQKRDLLSKMPLFQSMAGEYVAAQSKQAVVLSSTPALPTELPMLDSIVRCVTEADRRLLLLLKVDLLDTAQAAIYLVDGVERKSFKKHETERIMTWILQHGRILFSQNGTLYRKCKDLSFIEVDGELKKTSSIFDPNNKTFQVLFEKDFFPPAVFTQTPEMLDGLTRIGLQTKEIEVSADNVLHIATHIEKSRVHSQRAFKKAEALRRLLNDNDLLSQFSHQQLHHLSQLQWVPCENPCITKEKNKRKSFYKPEEIRHSEYKSIVGHVMPLTGEFSQKVSSKLGLFRLPPAEKVMENVTLLAAVAQAMTDPDKDVEFKTKLHSIYKYMQNHIPAVREVMKKGCIPWLWIHNHFVFPRDVVLTYPPDLDLSSYIERVTDEFLPYNTLLTEFGVKTSLSKTEIEDILHDIKRTIEERSQPFGEPSELKVSIAILNWMWREKETVGVNIPVPVMAGSQRFTLQPLSKTVFCDISRISLEDIQHNQEEIHVIHEEISPATAEWLNIPFLSTRILRPEFIGIEQCGQSEPITLRIKNILKEYDEENDIFKELIQNAEDAGANTCKFMVDFRDHKDPADSLIDQGMSLCQGPCLWAFNDELFTEDDWKNIVKLGSASKENKVEKIGKFGLGFNAVYHVTDIPSILSGKGLLILDPNVTHLQKHIQNKANAGIKLDVSREQLLHRFPGQFRPYERIFDCNLSKKSTQKFFQGTLIKLPFRTREEAVKSQISGNVYDSDDIVKFQQKLVNSQTHLLFLKNIKTVSLQNLPSDASTPPQDDQIETLFTATRKVVSTIKIPEDTPPGTMQNDALKSLMKHYAKCQEVIDCHRANIAELTQQHCDGSDVQFWLLYNCFGTQNSLQMVQTDNKHTVFSLPIGGVAVPLNKEPQTGKWVPGDTKLVGQAFSFLPLSVATGLPVNLNGSFAVTSNRRGLWESGVKYDWNRALLQDAVTTAYVTTLLVLKNMSKNGDLQRYQYYTFWPNEKNVSKTFKPLVDEFYFAITQHFSGKALELFSDGNNWCSMCNARFLDPTIQEDKAVGELAMKVCQRYPNTSYHVVPLPSWVRQSFIQTGFDTILNQRTFDWETFYQNVVFNNLSTMDQKSRNALVLHAIDLNNDAIDNLLRSYPCIPTKKSGQLQFIKKLVNPPGKVACLFEQEEGRFLGGTKNDFCSSKRIQRLSELGMLSNQLPLEDITERAETIASIWQKEKGKAYKHLQCILELMRDSLQDEASPHWETLRNIEFIPACAPVNTWEGKDGAVRLQKPTDIYSDRCRHLVDMTQSVVDSSNLKIHSDDAVLRILGLCESPSLETVLQQLQEASKHTETFDKPMLFNIALECYRFLSEWLHDEKESSAIFERAHSFPFILVEDRFVDVKSVAKIENFETKPYLYVLPPALSSFKELWKCLGIQKQFTPEQFHGVLQKLSQAYGINPLSNNDLETCLTIILRGLYKAKDENQNDGLIPDENQDDCLIPDGSGVLKPSNQLYFNDSPWMEVSEDVTLCHKNISRAIALYFGVNTTRHHTLQKHSVENFSPFAEEFGQHEELTVRIKNIIAAYPSKKDILKELIQNADDAEATEIHFVLDKRNHSTERTFGERWHPLQGPALCVYNNQVFSEADLRGIQQLGEGGKHNIPGKTGKYGLGFNSVYHLTDCPSILTGDKWLCISDPNLKYVEGGSRESPGRKYTLKNELKNTFMDVYNTFLPNEFSLEKGTMFRLPIRTCAMAKTSKISNNVVNDRDIDELSSALREDPEGLILFLKNIRKIQFHEINTNTGTLRITFSIEKSISEKSLAEKVYFQNHVQQSLLSDGPTTPHEAIYNVKISSSDERQSQWIIAEQFGSFKGNTDMKGETGRVPQASLAACVSSHSKQDDFSGQVFCSLPLPGKTGLPVHVNGHFQVDSSRRALWKEDGKSLKTDWNESLKRNIIAPLYAGLLNYICNLKKVKPIAIHLINSVLDSSYLSFFPTITKDIGQDWHEMINEVYRSVNEKELCVVPVLRRSTCQVQPQSMTHLTNVNEYTVDWSSVRKTEPTDTPHLTSMENSILISILEDIGMQLVPSSTKMTEIWTCFKTAGVDVERVSPLTVGNYLRKKPLNDPTQTERGLPLPIGQTLIRDKNRCSKLLEYCIKDVVLSKNTSSSESELQIAANKKHSTSVSGLPLLLTQDQILRVFDPESPKLLSTFYRMFHGHQEDFADYKTNFKHVEVLEDGNFLEKLTIPVTAKYLKPILLQLLQNCETDPHCSLHVPDKTMHLWLKALWKFFDGQVKLAAKKGEGDNQALRAIKELFSDCPILPVVCPRLNNKHVLQTMRKMSSVIDVESKEDMSSILLKLGLMKINIKFFRHLVQLLYQHLLPELLKTSDGSAVLDQVHQLEHSEFCHLSSDELIKLLQFLQSGMCSSKNRHGYQRKLKSLPLFETIQGRRQRIDGQQNVFILKTEFKESFPDLYMADDNNIFLKYNCENESLSENLSIKILSDLEYYVQFILPFLHKLNENHIILSVQLLLLLQLKPNYKYHEKIISTMKNVKFIRNIHGNLQMASYYFDKNEKLYEVMLPQERFVPESFWKIFPDGGIISHKVQARKLLEELEMKCTVSDEEIIEFAHKIELDAKVTASLQELKLKSSTLFETILKRDVEKLAPNFLKIISDIKFVFPVEIQKRLCSYHQSFAGERTVVSIRGCLLGKDLHKSLIWTTMPILHLRMCIEKHITMMREAGAVEQPPPERVIENLRNICQSPCQTPDLVGTRAEVFRTSYTYLQTIEFDPKLLSDLPVVLVEEDSTLVKTKKTALVLPHDVKFRPYLYCIPPKDVRYAEFFKKIGVEDEPTAEQYCNVLQEIHADSTDKQTLQPNQEETVKCAVEQLFCLIRNLEENQLTSELPKALYLPSTDGRLYPSDSLYFNDTVFQGRRLEGALKDLKLLEKLSNCHLGFDRYGHHKMLQLLPLEIRPKMLSHTVVENMVESNMQLCEYGEGCEFSGWFQAHLSSAPFRHGLVCLIRQQKEGQVSQGDAATMCETIFGSIEITCCKSLETVLWLGQELLSGTTAATQLYVKKGQQGCTFYLKHNDDTAHKVKSEVIMRLTYEINVLLNNILCSNLLLVLGHLLSCDSMEDVKMALEQNGIHNSADTGSTNTEESLKVPPEPGSPIPEEWHDTLDMSYLNNYEVGEYVGYKKTAEEEHWCYAFIVEQLCVPTGQSGQSAHRYKIQIGKDKVILVSALDLYQFKREKKPSSTGVTCMELVQLAESVPRSSSTRVLPQSLEEAEKDIEDCLAEIWTLSAEERHKAIKRLWLRWHPDKNPDCLQLATEAFKYLQNRIEDLGNSRTGNQSSPQWNTNFRNFYKQWNQEAHRHRRDRERFFRARGHNTRYNFYTYHGNVPQPNRAEAQRWLSQGQCDLAAAHNDTGGRATEWTLFKVHQAVEKALIAAEYRRHGQYSSNISISILAERVSDYSPKLHTLPSIVSKLKQLGVDAKTTQYPNYHPLPNIPNKMFKCENETEVLDMASKLLCKIEMYIN